A stretch of the Oenococcus sp. UCMA 16435 genome encodes the following:
- the scpB gene encoding SMC-Scp complex subunit ScpB: MPDLDQMAQLFALVFVAGDDGIDLQSISRVTGFDRSAVQDSLDHLSDQLERDRQNPIKLIENDQVYRLITKSAFASLLKKYYQTPVANSLSKASLETLTIIAYKQPVTRIEVDKIRGVNSSGAISRLISRELIQESGRKAEVGRPVLYTTTNFFLDYFGLKKIDDLPELPDPENLDNIDDDQIELFQKHKKRESKN; encoded by the coding sequence ATGCCTGATCTTGATCAAATGGCACAATTGTTTGCTTTGGTTTTTGTCGCTGGAGACGATGGCATCGATCTTCAAAGTATTAGTAGAGTAACCGGTTTCGATAGATCAGCAGTACAAGATAGTTTGGACCATTTGTCTGACCAATTGGAACGAGATCGACAAAATCCAATAAAGCTAATCGAGAATGATCAAGTCTATCGTTTAATAACAAAAAGTGCGTTTGCATCACTTTTAAAAAAATATTATCAAACACCGGTCGCTAATAGCCTATCTAAAGCGAGTTTGGAAACTTTGACAATAATCGCTTACAAGCAACCTGTTACAAGAATCGAGGTTGATAAAATTCGTGGAGTTAATTCATCGGGAGCGATTTCTCGACTTATTTCCAGAGAACTTATTCAAGAATCTGGAAGAAAAGCCGAGGTTGGCCGGCCAGTTTTGTATACTACAACCAATTTTTTTCTCGATTATTTTGGATTAAAAAAAATTGACGATTTGCCGGAATTACCAGATCCTGAGAATTTAGATAATATCGATGATGATCAAATAGAATTGTTTCAAAAACACAAAAAAAGAGAAAGTAAAAATTAA